A section of the Pochonia chlamydosporia 170 chromosome 2, whole genome shotgun sequence genome encodes:
- a CDS encoding Myb/SANT-like DNA-binding domain-containing protein: MSEDDIDMLGPDGQGSSRVDRDRRAPRFSWTPAYETTFFRSLCDSVQLGLRENSSFKAEAWERAAQALKKLHGAHPAKSHLINKSDNARKKFRLWRGLREDPKFIYDPVARTVTATEEAWKTHVEKEPLSKALRGRPFEHEEFMEILYPDVIGSGGAPKRIMKPRRRTDGQPGDDSDMPGTGVLNLQSENSSGQNLLESPGPARSSLSQTPTGSAAGSAAQSKPNSATIPPRTTPTQPSALTPPDESASHTKKRVLPASEAEGAFGTTPPPSTAKSGNVPLDASSPEKRQRTSIHGDSVPIATSSLSNTLRPLSASDSPSGAQLPPPVTLTTPRTSATDSRPDDISRCSSSSKWCEQALDQFFKDFADEDMDLQIRIAEHVLVNESKALLFHPYTNMSYADVAASGPKQSPEDAAAPQPPEVVTNESASTASLIDVDVPSVRTVPSDFNDQEIQTETQAERLERDAEAAKAKADRAKKNAGRKVRDADSWLVKQFSSLSDGSAGALAITNLAAIIGVSSYLGYRAWGLYEKGNLTWKNAGVGFGILAGVGAVEAVFGRYLYKGKKNN, from the exons ATGTCTGAGGACGACATCGACATGCTCGGCCCCGACGGGCAGGGATCTTCCAGAGTTGACCGTGACCGCCGCGCGCCGAGGTTCAGTTGGACGCCTGCATACGAGACAACATTCTTTCGCAGCCTTTGCGACAGCGTTCAGTTGGGTTTGCGCGAGAATAGCAGCTTCAAGGCCGAAGCGTGGGAGCGCGCGGCTCAAgcgctgaagaagctgcatGGCGCGCATCCAGCCAAGAGCCATCTAATCAACAAGAGCGACAATGCGCGGAAAAAATTTCGGTTATGGCGCGGGCTGCGCGAAGATCCCAAGTTCATTTATGATCCCGTCGCCAGGACGGTTACAGCTACTGAGGAGGCTTGGAAGACTCACGTAGAG AAAGAACCACTCTCAAAGGCACTGAGAGGTCGGCCGTTTGAACATGAGGAGTTTATGGAGATATTGTATCCGGATGTTATCGGATCTGGCGGTGCGCCGAAGAGAATCATGAAGCCTCGGCGGCGGACCGATGGACAACCCGGCGACGATTCAGACATGCCGGGAACAGGCGTTTTGAATCTTCAGTCAGAAAATTCGTCCGGGCAAAACTTGCTGGAGAGTCCAGGTCCGGCTCGCTCGTCTTTGAGTCAAACCCCCACAGGTTCAGCTGCTGGGTCGGCGGCGCAGTCAAAACCCAATTCCGCCACGATTCCCCCAAGAactacaccaacacagccGTCCGCCTTGACTCCTCCAGATGAGTCGGCGAGTCACACTAAGAAACGAGTCTTGCCTGCTTCTGAAGCCGAAGGGGCATTTGGCAcaacgccgccgccttcCACCGCAAAGTCCGGCAATGTTCCACTAGATGCGTCGTCGCCGGAGAAGAGACAACGGACTTCGATCCATGGCGACTCCGTCCCTATTGCTACCTCCTCTTTGAGCAACACTCTCCGTCCTCTATCGGCTTCAGACTCGCCAAGCGGTGCACAACTCCCGCCGCCGGTTACGCTGACGACTCCGCGAACATCGGCCACAGACTCTCGCCCAGATGATATATCGAGATGCTCCAGCAGCTCGAAGTGGTGCGAGCAGGCTTTGGATCAGTTCTTCAAAGATTTTGCAGATGAAGATATGGACCTTCAAATACGGATCGCCGAACATGTCTTGGTAAACGAAAGCAAAGCACTG CTCTTCCATCCATACACAAACA TGTCTTACGCCGACGTAGCTGCCAGCGGACCCAAGCAGTCCCCCGAGGAC GCTGCTGCCCCTCAACCCCCCGAGGTTGTCACCAATGAGTCTGCCTCCACAGCCTCCCTCATCGACGTCGATGTCCCGAGTGTGCGCACAGTGCCCTCCGACTTCAACGACCAGGAGATCCAGACAGAAACCCAGGCTGAGCGATTAGAACGCGATGccgaagctgccaaggccaaggcagACCGGGCCAAGAAGAACGCTGGCAGAAAGGTCCGCGACGCCGACTCGTGGCTCGTCAAGCAGTTCTCGAGCTTGTCTGATGGCAGCGCCGGAGCACTGGCGATCACGAATCTCGCTGCTATCATTGGTGTGAGTTCTTACCTGGGCTATCGTGCTTGGGGACTGTATGAGAAGGGTAATTTGACCTGGAAgaatgctggtgttggattTGGAATCCTGGCTGGAGTTGGCGCCGTTGAGGCTGTTTTTGGGAGATATCTATacaaggggaagaagaacAACTAA
- a CDS encoding mitochondrial intermembrane space import and assembly protein (similar to Metarhizium robertsii ARSEF 23 XP_007821709.1) — translation MYRTTVRTASRKALGGLHTQTFRSVPRRFASTATPTYGARTWKSSALRWGLAVGAVYYYNTSSVFADESTAHATAAPSAFAESDVPTVDAVIEQKRKQLKPKTEQQSKPVEQKQQIPEAQPKPEAHTTVAVNSPETLEDEAGQEGAFNPETGEINWDCPCLGGMAHGPCGEEFKTAFSCFVYSTEEPKGMDCIEKFQGMQDCFKQYPEIYGAELSDDGEDATDDLHQLPREEPQEASAPVAAKESSLETDNLPGVKTLDDSGVPKKWEDATAADKKDAKADQPGVKAEEEKTEAKEEEKKE, via the exons ATGTATCGGACAACGGTGCGAACGGCCTCGCGAAAGGCTCTCGGCGGCCTTCATACACAGACATTTCGGTCTGTTCCCCGCCGATTTGCATCGACAGCGACTCCCACATACGGAGCTCGGACATGGAAGAGCTCTGCATTGAGATGGGGTCTTGCAGTCGGTGCTGTATACTACTACAATACCAGCTCTGTTTTTGCCGATGAATCTACCG CCCATGCAACCGCCGCTCCCTCTGCTTTTGCCGAGTCCGATGTGCCAACCGTAGACGCAGTAATTGAACAAAAGCGCAAACAGCTCAAGCCCAAGACCGAGCAGCAATCAAAGCCAGTtgagcagaagcagcagatcCCCGAAGCACAACCCAAGCCCGAGGCTCATACCACGGTTGCGGTCAATTCACCAGAGACTCTCGAGGACGAAGCTGGCCAGGAGGGCGCATTTAATCCCGAGACTGGCGAAATCAATTGGGATTGCCCATGTCTAGGAGGAATGGCCCATGGCCCTTGTGGCGAGGAATTCAAGACGGCTTTCAGCTGTTTTGTCTACTCAACTGAAGAGCCTAAGGGAATGGACTGCATCGAAAAATTCCA GGGAATGCAAGATTGCTTCAAGCAGTACCCGGAAATTTATGGCGCCGAACTCTCCGATGACGGCGAAGATGCTACCGACGACTTGCATCAACTTCCTCGTGAGGAGCCACAGGAGGCATCTGCTCccgttgctgccaaggagagCAGTCTCGAGACTGATAATCTACCTGGTGTGAAGACGCTAGACGATAGCGGTGTTCCCAAGAAGTGGGAAGACGCCACCGCGGCggacaagaaggatgccaagGCTGACCAGCCCGGAGTGAAAgctgaagaggaaaagaCCGAGgcgaaggaggaggaaaagaaagagtaA